Within Paracoccus jeotgali, the genomic segment CCGCCTGACCATTCCCGTCGCCACTCTCGTCATTGCCCGAGAAGGCGCCGAACAGCCGGCCCAGAAACCCCCGGGAGGCCGGCAGGTCGCGGCCATCGCTTCCGGTGCCGTCGGCCCAACTGGCGGGATCGGTGCCGACATCGCTCGGCGCGGCGGGACTTCGCGGAGGTTCGCTGTTCATGTTTCCTTCTCCAGATAGGGGTCGTCGATGCCGAGCGTGCCGAGGATCGCCACCTCGGCGGCCTCCATGGTGGCGGCATCGGGGTCAGTCTGATGATCATAGCCGGCCAGATGCAGCACGGCATGGACCAGCAAATGAGTGGCGTGCACGGCCAAGGGCTTGCCTTGCGCGGCGGCCTCGTCCCGGCAGCGCTCGAAGGCAATGGCGATGTCGCCGAGGCTGTCGGTTTCTGGGAGCGGCGGATGCGCGCCGGGGGCGTGGGCGACATGCTCGACCGCCGGCCAGGACAGTACATTGGTCGGCTGCGGCTTGCCGCGAAAATCGGCGTTCAGCGTGGCGATGCGGGCATCATCGCAGCCCATCACCACGATGTCGGCGTCTATCCCCAGCCAGTCTAGCGTCGCGCGGCCTGCGCGTTCGGCCAGACCTTCCAGCCCCGCCTCGGCCCATCGCTCATCCTCGAGGACGGTCTCGATCTCAGCCATCGGCGCGTCCCGTGCGCCCATCCTGCGAACTGCCAGGCGCGCGGCGGGGCGGATAGCTGCCGCGTGGCAATTCGCCGCTGGCCAGCGCCTCGGCATCGGCGGCGTCATAGGCCTCGATCACCTTCGCGACGAGAGAGTGGCGCACCACGTCCTTGGAGGTGAAATAGTTGAAGCTGATGCCCTTGATCCCCGACAGGATGCGTTCGGCATCGACCAGCCCGGACTGGGTGCCGCGCGGCAGGTCGATCTGGCTGCGGTCGCCGGTGATGACCATGCGCGAGCCCTCGCCCAGGCGGGTCAGGAACATCTTCATCTGCATGGTCGAGGCGTTCTGCGCCTCGTCCAGCACCACGAAGGCGTTCGACAGGGTGCGACCGCGCATGAAGGCCAGAGGCGCGATCTCGATCCGCTTTTCCTCCATCAGCTTGGCCAGTTGCTTGCCGGGCAAAAAGTCGTTCAGCGCGTCGTAAAGCGGCTGCATGTAGGGATCGACCTTTTCCTTCATGTCGCCGGGCAGGAACCCCAGCCGCTCGCCAGCCTCGACGGCCGGGCGCGACAGGATGATGCGGTCGACATGGCCGCCGATCAGCAGCGTGACCCCGACCGCGACGGCCAGATAGGTCTTGCCGGTGCCGGCGGGGCCGATGCCGAAGGCCATCTCATTGGCGAAGAGGTTGCGGACATAGGCCTTTTGCGCGTCGGTGCGCGGCTCGACGGTCTTCTTGCGGGTGCGCAACTCGATCGGCCCGGTCGCGAACATCTCGAGCTGTTCGGCGGGGCTGGCCGGGCGCAGTTCCGGCTCGGGGCCCATGCGCAGCGCGGCGTCGATCTCGGCGGTGCCGACGGGCTTGCCCTGTTCCAGCCGCGCATACATCGAGGCCAGGGTCGAGGCAGCCTCGGCCTGCGCGACCTCGGGGCCGACCACGGCCAGCAGATTGCCGCGACGCAGGATGTGCACGCCAAGCGCCGTCTCGATCTGCGACAGGTTGCGGTCGGCAGGACCGCAAAGCTCGATCAGCAGCCGATTGTCGGGAAACTCGATCAGGGTTTCGCCCTGCGTGGCGGCGGGCGCGTCGGAATCGGGTGCAGCGGGGGTCAGGCCCAATAGGATCTCCGGTTTGTCTGTCGTCTCATGGTGGGGTTTGATCGGCGGTTGCACAAGGGCTTGCGGGACAATCGCCGCAAATCGGCGCCCTGCAGGCAAAAGACGGGGCGCGATCCGCGCCCGCCTGTGCCGGGTTCGGGTCTAGATATAGTGACGCCGATAGCGCTGTCCAAGAGCGGTCAGAACCTCGTAGCCGATGGTCCCGATGACGTCGGCCACCGCGTCGATCCCCTGCGCCGGGCAGATCAGGTCGAGCGCCTCGGGCACCGTTTGCAGCGCCGAGACATCCGCCGTGATCAGGTCCATCGAGACGCGACCGACGACCGGGCAAGCCTGCCCGTCCGCCAACAGGTCGATGCGCGGGCGGTCGCCGTCCGAGGACAGGCGGCGGTGGATGCCGTCGGCATAGCCCGCCGCCACCGTCGACACGCGCATCCGGCGCGGCGCGGTGTAGGTGTTGGAATAGCCGATGGTCTCGCCCGCCTCGACCTCGCGGGTCTGGATCACCGGCAGGGACAGGCGCACGACCGGTTGCGCTGCGTCAAAGGGTCGCCCGCCATACAGCCCGATGCCGGGGCGGGTCAGGTCAAAGTGATAATCCGGCCCCAGCAGGATGCCGCCGGTGGCGGCAAGGCTGCGCGGCGCGGTGACGCCCTGCGTCATCTGCTGAAAAACCGCCAGTTGCTGGGCGTTCATCGGGTGGTCCGGCTCGTCCGCGCAGGCCAGATGCGACATGACCAGCACCGGGCCCTGCGCCAGGATCTCGTCCTTCAAAGCGGCCCATTCGGCAGGCTCGAATCCAAGCCGGTTCATGCCGCTGTCGAGTTGGATGCCGAAGGGGCGGCCCGGCCGCATGGCGCGGTCGCGGAAATATTGCTCGGGGTTGTTCAGCACCGGGATCGCGCTGCCCAGATCGGCGCCGGCCATGTGACCCGACAGGACAAAGATCTGCGCCTCTGGGCCTGCACCGGCGCGCACCGCTGCCACCTCGCGGTCGAGCGCCACGAAGAAATCGCGCGCGCCCTCGGCGGCAAGGCGTCGTGCGACCTGCTCGGCGCCCAGGCCATAGGCGTCGGCCTTGACCACCGCCGAGGCGCGGGCGCCCGGCGATTTCGCGGCAAGCGCGCGATAGTTGGCGGCAATGGCCGAAAGGTCGATCTGAAGCGTCATGCCGATGCTTTCCTTCATCCCTCGCGACAGGTCAAGCGAGATAGGCGGCGGGCATGGGCATAGCTGCAACATGAGCCGCGAAAAAACCCCTGTGCCGCAGCGTCGGGCGGTGAAACTGGCCGCGCAATCGGCCACAATCGGCTTATGCCCGTTCCGCTTCCCCTGCCCCGCATCCTGCGCGCTGCCTGTCAGATCGCCCTTCTGACGCTCGCCTGCCCCGTGCTGGCCGAGGATGTGACGCAACCGCTGCTGCCGGTGCCCTCGGGTCAGCCGGTCTATTGGCTGGAAACGATCCACGGACTGCCCGGCCTCAGCGGGCTGGCCTATCGCTTTCGCTTCGTCGCGCCGGATCTGGCCGATCTGGTGCCGATGGCGGGCGAATATCCGCAGGACGATCTGGGCAGCTTCGACGAGCCGCTGACGGATGACGACATGGCCGCGCTGTCGGACATGGCGGGTGCGCAGCCGGGCGCGGCCATCGACGGCGACGATATCTTCATCTCGCTCGAGGAACTCGACCTGCCGCCCGTCACCTCGGAGCCGGGGGCAGAGGCGGCGGCGGACCAGTATCTTGCGCTTGAAGCGGTGATCGCGGATCAAGAGGCGTGGCAGGGCGAGATCCTGCCGCCGATGCCCGAAAGCCTGCTGCGCGACCCGATGCATGACGACATCGTCTGGCTGTGCGAGAACTTCGTCCTGCCGCGCCTGTCCAAGCTGGGGCCACGCCCGCGCGAGATCATCATCTCGCTGTCCGACCGCCCCACCGTCGCGGGCGAGATGACGCTGAACGCGGTGCAACTGTTCGAGGCGTTTACCCTGCCCCCGGACCGCGACGAATGTGTGTGGGAGCCCTACTGACGCCCTGCCCGACCCCCGCGATGATGCAAGCCTGCCACAGATCGGCGGCTGCCCGCCGGCGCCCATCGCCGCCCCGTTGTGACTCGGGCGCGATCTTGTAGGATTTCGGCGTCCGCGCGCATTCTGCGCCGCGACAGACAACAAGGGGCGTGAAAGCCCCGCGCACAGGAGCAGACGATATGAAGAAACTAGCGCTTGCGATGATCGCCCTTGGCGTTCTGGCCGCTTGCCAGCCCCGCCAGCCCGAAGTGATCACCACCAGCCCCGCCGTCTCGGTCGAGCCGGTGTATCAGGGCAAATACGGCGCCAACTGATCCGAACCGCCGTGCGGGCGGGCCTGCCCGTCCCGCGCGGCCCCCGGCCATGACAGGACCGACGCCAGACATGCAGAAACATCGCGGCTTTCCGTCCCGCCTGCCCTCGACCGATTACCAGTTCACCATCCGCCGCGCCAATGCGAGCGGCGCGACCAAGCTGGTTGCGCGCGAACGCTATCGCGACCGCAGCCCGGCCGACAGGCGCGCGGATGCGGGCTTTCTGGCCGCGCTGATCGCGCATTTCGGCGAGGACGAGTTCGAGCGGGGGAACCTGGACGCCGGGCGGCTGTCCTGGCTGCTGGGGCGCGAGGTCGTGCCGGTGGGCAAGCTGGACCCGACCTCGTATGAGCAGCTTTTCCGCCTTGACCTGAAGCGCGCCGAGGCCAACTTCCCCGAGCTTTTCGCCCGGCACGACGACGCAGAGGACGATCCCGACGCGGATGGCTGGGACGATGAGGATGACGACGAAGAGGACTGAAAACGCGGCGCTTCATCGGTGGCGCGTCCGGAGCCGTTGCATTTTGGGCAGCTTGCTGCCGGTCGAGCGGGTTTCACGCGCTTGTCAGTTTTCGTTCCCGGACAGCTATGGCAAGGTCAGGCCGTCAAGCAAATAGGCCCGGAAAGGGCGTTTTTCATAAAGGCAGTGTACCAAAATGCAGATCAAAACCAGTCTCCGCCTCGTCGCTGCGTTTGCGGCAATTGCAGCCGTCTCGGCCTGTGCGACCGACCCCTATGGCACCGGCGCGGGGCTGTCGCCCGACGCGCAGCGTGCGC encodes:
- the alr gene encoding alanine racemase; this translates as MTLQIDLSAIAANYRALAAKSPGARASAVVKADAYGLGAEQVARRLAAEGARDFFVALDREVAAVRAGAGPEAQIFVLSGHMAGADLGSAIPVLNNPEQYFRDRAMRPGRPFGIQLDSGMNRLGFEPAEWAALKDEILAQGPVLVMSHLACADEPDHPMNAQQLAVFQQMTQGVTAPRSLAATGGILLGPDYHFDLTRPGIGLYGGRPFDAAQPVVRLSLPVIQTREVEAGETIGYSNTYTAPRRMRVSTVAAGYADGIHRRLSSDGDRPRIDLLADGQACPVVGRVSMDLITADVSALQTVPEALDLICPAQGIDAVADVIGTIGYEVLTALGQRYRRHYI
- the ybeY gene encoding rRNA maturation RNase YbeY, whose amino-acid sequence is MAEIETVLEDERWAEAGLEGLAERAGRATLDWLGIDADIVVMGCDDARIATLNADFRGKPQPTNVLSWPAVEHVAHAPGAHPPLPETDSLGDIAIAFERCRDEAAAQGKPLAVHATHLLVHAVLHLAGYDHQTDPDAATMEAAEVAILGTLGIDDPYLEKET
- a CDS encoding DUF6497 family protein: MPVPLPLPRILRAACQIALLTLACPVLAEDVTQPLLPVPSGQPVYWLETIHGLPGLSGLAYRFRFVAPDLADLVPMAGEYPQDDLGSFDEPLTDDDMAALSDMAGAQPGAAIDGDDIFISLEELDLPPVTSEPGAEAAADQYLALEAVIADQEAWQGEILPPMPESLLRDPMHDDIVWLCENFVLPRLSKLGPRPREIIISLSDRPTVAGEMTLNAVQLFEAFTLPPDRDECVWEPY
- a CDS encoding PhoH family protein; amino-acid sequence: MGLTPAAPDSDAPAATQGETLIEFPDNRLLIELCGPADRNLSQIETALGVHILRRGNLLAVVGPEVAQAEAASTLASMYARLEQGKPVGTAEIDAALRMGPEPELRPASPAEQLEMFATGPIELRTRKKTVEPRTDAQKAYVRNLFANEMAFGIGPAGTGKTYLAVAVGVTLLIGGHVDRIILSRPAVEAGERLGFLPGDMKEKVDPYMQPLYDALNDFLPGKQLAKLMEEKRIEIAPLAFMRGRTLSNAFVVLDEAQNASTMQMKMFLTRLGEGSRMVITGDRSQIDLPRGTQSGLVDAERILSGIKGISFNYFTSKDVVRHSLVAKVIEAYDAADAEALASGELPRGSYPPRRAPGSSQDGRTGRADG
- a CDS encoding YajG family lipoprotein, giving the protein MKKLALAMIALGVLAACQPRQPEVITTSPAVSVEPVYQGKYGAN